The genomic DNA TCAGTTCGTAGATGTCAACCGGGAACTGATCCGTATCCCAACCATTCTGATAATCACCACGGTTGGCATCGATACTGCACAACATACCGGCATCGGCGGCAGCCTGAAGTTCATGCTCAAATGTATGCCCGGCCAATGTGGCATGGTTCACTTCGATATTAATGGCAAAATCCTTGTCGAGACCATAATGGCGCAAGAAGCCGATAACCGTTTCCGTATCCACGTCATACTGGTGTTTAGTCGGTTCCATCGGTTTAGGCTCAACCAGAAAAGTACCTTTGAACCCGTTCTTGCGGGCATAGTCACGTGCCATCGTCAACATCATGGCAAGATGTTCCTTTTCGCGTTTCATATTGGTGTTCAGCAAGCTCATATACCCTTCACGTCCCCCCCAGAACACATAGTTTTCGCCACCTAAAGCGATACAAGCATCGATCGCGTTCTTGATCTGCGTGCCGGCACAAGCCACAGCAGGGAAATAAGGATTTGTGGCAGCCCCGTTCATATAACGTTTATGCCCGAACACATTGGCGGTAGACCACAACAGCTTCTTCCCCGTCGCTTCCTGATGTTGTTTGGCATATTCGACCATCGTATGCAGGTCCTTTTCAAATTCGGCCAACGTCGGTGCTTCATCTACGACATCCACATCGTGGAAACAATAGTAAGGTATGTTACATTTCGTCATAAATTCGAAAGCAGCATCCATCTTATACTTGGCACGGGAAATACGGTCTGCGCCCGCATTCCAAGGAAATGTCTTCGTTCCGCCACCGAACTGGTCGGCTCCCTCCGCACATAATGTATGCCAATAGGCCATAGCGAAACGCAGGTGGTCTTTCAGAGTTTTACCCATTACGACCTTGTTTTCATCATAGTAATGAAAAGCCATCGGATTTTTTGACTCGCGTCCTTCAAACTCTATTTTTCCAATTCCCGGAAAAAATTCTTTTTCACCTTTAAAGTAATTCATGATAATAAGTATTTTATTGATTATACAATGCTTTCGTTTATTACGCCAATGCTTTCTCCAACCGTTCTTTCCAGACCTCGAAAGCCCCGCAGTATTTATCCGCTTTCAGTCCGTCCGGCTCTATCACATTGATCTTTTTCAGGGAAGCAAACGCCTCTTCCGCCGACGCATAGATGCCGGCCCCGATAC from Parabacteroides merdae ATCC 43184 includes the following:
- the xylA gene encoding xylose isomerase gives rise to the protein MNYFKGEKEFFPGIGKIEFEGRESKNPMAFHYYDENKVVMGKTLKDHLRFAMAYWHTLCAEGADQFGGGTKTFPWNAGADRISRAKYKMDAAFEFMTKCNIPYYCFHDVDVVDEAPTLAEFEKDLHTMVEYAKQHQEATGKKLLWSTANVFGHKRYMNGAATNPYFPAVACAGTQIKNAIDACIALGGENYVFWGGREGYMSLLNTNMKREKEHLAMMLTMARDYARKNGFKGTFLVEPKPMEPTKHQYDVDTETVIGFLRHYGLDKDFAINIEVNHATLAGHTFEHELQAAADAGMLCSIDANRGDYQNGWDTDQFPVDIYELTQAWLVILEAGGLTTGGTNFDAKTRRNSTDLDDIFLAHISGMDSFARALMAAADILEHSDYKKMRAERYASFDQGDGKKFEEGKLLLEDLRTIALASGEPKQISGKQELYEMIINQYI